Proteins encoded by one window of Streptococcus sanguinis:
- a CDS encoding GNAT family N-acetyltransferase, with the protein MKKIGTQSIETKCLLLRPFLESDAQAMYDNWASRPDNLLHVTWYAHESPEVTQQSIARWVENYQNMDFYKWAICLKENPDSVIGDISMVDMDEAVNACEVGYILSKDYWGQGLMTEALKAVLKYLLQDAGFNRVAARFVTANPASGRVMAKAGMSYEGTFRQAVFHKGQVKDFSVYGILKSDLEKG; encoded by the coding sequence ATGAAAAAGATAGGTACACAGTCCATTGAAACCAAATGTCTTTTACTAAGACCTTTTCTGGAATCGGATGCTCAAGCTATGTATGACAACTGGGCTTCTCGTCCGGATAATTTGCTGCATGTGACCTGGTATGCTCACGAGAGTCCTGAAGTCACCCAACAGTCTATTGCTCGCTGGGTTGAGAATTATCAAAACATGGATTTTTACAAGTGGGCCATCTGCCTGAAAGAAAATCCTGATTCTGTAATCGGGGACATCAGTATGGTGGACATGGATGAGGCAGTCAATGCTTGCGAGGTCGGTTACATTCTAAGTAAAGACTATTGGGGGCAGGGGCTGATGACAGAAGCTTTGAAAGCTGTTTTGAAATACCTCTTGCAAGACGCAGGATTCAATCGTGTCGCAGCAAGATTTGTAACAGCTAATCCAGCTTCGGGGCGTGTTATGGCTAAAGCTGGAATGAGCTACGAAGGCACTTTCCGTCAGGCTGTATTTCATAAAGGACAAGTCAAAGATTTTTCCGTCTATGGAATCCTAAAATCCGATTTAGAAAAAGGCTAG
- a CDS encoding amino acid ABC transporter ATP-binding protein — translation MINISHLSKTFSGQKVLDDLSLDIQKGEVVALIGSSGAGKSTFLRSLNYLEQPDSGKITIDGFKVDFSRISKDEILLLRRKLAMVFQQFNLFSRRTALENVKEGLLVVKKLSDQEATKIAKEELAKVGLSDRENHYPRHLSGGQKQRVALARALAMNPDVLLLDEPTSALDPELVGEVEKSIADAAKSGQTMILVSHDMSFVAQVADRVLFLDKGKIIESGTPDEIIHHPKEERTKEFFASYKRTYI, via the coding sequence ATGATTAATATTTCACATTTAAGTAAGACTTTTTCAGGTCAAAAGGTTCTGGATGATCTCAGTTTGGACATTCAAAAAGGCGAAGTGGTAGCTTTGATTGGCTCTTCGGGTGCTGGGAAGTCAACCTTTCTCCGTAGCCTCAACTATCTGGAACAGCCAGACAGCGGAAAAATCACTATCGATGGTTTCAAAGTGGATTTTTCAAGGATTTCCAAAGATGAGATCTTGCTGCTGCGCCGCAAGCTAGCCATGGTTTTTCAGCAGTTTAATCTCTTTTCCCGCCGGACAGCTCTGGAAAATGTCAAGGAAGGTCTGCTGGTAGTTAAGAAACTGTCAGACCAAGAAGCGACTAAGATAGCCAAAGAAGAGTTAGCAAAAGTTGGCTTGTCAGACCGAGAAAATCACTATCCTAGACATTTGTCAGGCGGTCAGAAGCAGCGGGTAGCCTTAGCAAGGGCCTTGGCTATGAATCCAGATGTTCTTTTGCTAGACGAGCCGACCTCAGCCTTGGATCCCGAGTTGGTCGGAGAAGTAGAGAAATCAATCGCTGATGCAGCCAAGTCTGGCCAAACCATGATTCTGGTCAGTCATGATATGTCCTTTGTCGCTCAGGTTGCGGATAGAGTACTCTTTTTGGACAAGGGGAAAATCATAGAGTCCGGGACACCAGATGAAATTATCCATCATCCAAAGGAAGAAAGAACCAAGGAATTTTTTGCTAGTTACAAAAGGACCTATATTTGA
- a CDS encoding nicotinate phosphoribosyltransferase — translation MYPDDSLTLHTDLYQINMMQVYFKQNIHNKRAVFEVFFRKNPFNNGYAVFAGLERIISYLNNLTFSQSDLDYLQSLGYHGEFLDYLRNLKMSLTVRSVQEGDLVFANEPIVQVEGPLAQCQLVETALLNIVNFQTLIATKAARIRSVIEDEPLMEFGTRRAQEMDAAIWGTRAAVIGGANGTSNVRAGKLFDIPVLGTHAHALVQVYGNDYEAFKAYAETHHNCVFLVDTYDTLRLGVPAAIRVARELGDKIKFLGVRIDSGDLAYISKKVRQQLDEAGFPDAKIYASNDLDENTILNLKMQKAKIDVWGVGTKLITAYDQPALGAVYKIVAIEDENGVLRNTIKLSNNAEKVSTPGKKQVWRITSREKEKSEGDYITYDGIDVNSLEELEMFHPTYTYINKRVKNFDAVPLLVDIFQEGNLVYSQPSLTEIQAYARKEFDKLWDEYKRVLNPQDYPVDLARDIWQDKMDLIDQMRKKAYQTGAEK, via the coding sequence ATGTACCCAGATGATAGTTTAACTCTGCACACTGATTTGTACCAAATCAACATGATGCAGGTTTATTTCAAGCAAAATATTCACAACAAGCGTGCAGTTTTTGAAGTTTTTTTCCGTAAGAATCCTTTTAATAACGGCTACGCTGTCTTTGCGGGCTTAGAAAGAATTATTTCCTATCTCAATAATCTGACGTTCAGCCAGAGCGATTTAGATTATTTGCAATCCTTGGGCTATCATGGAGAGTTTTTGGATTATTTGCGAAATCTCAAGATGAGCCTGACAGTAAGGTCTGTTCAGGAAGGTGATTTGGTTTTTGCCAATGAGCCAATCGTGCAGGTGGAAGGTCCTCTAGCTCAGTGTCAGCTGGTTGAGACTGCCCTGCTCAATATCGTTAATTTTCAGACCCTGATTGCTACCAAGGCAGCTCGTATACGCTCTGTCATCGAAGATGAACCTCTGATGGAGTTCGGTACGCGCCGGGCCCAGGAAATGGATGCTGCTATCTGGGGAACTCGGGCTGCGGTGATTGGCGGAGCGAACGGTACCAGTAATGTCCGAGCTGGCAAGCTCTTTGACATTCCAGTCTTGGGAACGCATGCCCATGCTCTCGTTCAAGTCTATGGAAATGATTATGAAGCCTTTAAAGCTTACGCTGAGACTCATCATAACTGTGTTTTCCTAGTAGATACCTACGATACATTGCGTCTAGGTGTTCCGGCAGCCATTCGGGTGGCGCGTGAGCTAGGGGATAAAATTAAGTTTCTGGGTGTCCGCATTGATTCGGGAGACCTTGCCTATATTTCTAAGAAAGTTCGGCAGCAATTAGATGAAGCTGGCTTCCCTGACGCTAAGATTTATGCGTCCAATGATCTGGATGAAAATACCATTCTCAACTTGAAAATGCAAAAAGCCAAGATAGATGTCTGGGGTGTGGGAACCAAGCTCATTACAGCCTATGACCAGCCGGCTTTAGGAGCGGTTTATAAGATTGTTGCTATTGAAGATGAGAATGGCGTTTTGCGCAATACTATCAAGCTGTCCAATAATGCTGAAAAGGTTTCGACCCCAGGTAAGAAGCAGGTTTGGCGTATTACCAGCCGCGAAAAAGAGAAGTCCGAGGGAGACTACATTACCTATGATGGCATTGATGTCAATAGCTTGGAAGAGTTGGAAATGTTCCATCCTACCTATACCTACATCAATAAAAGGGTCAAAAATTTTGATGCTGTACCGCTTTTGGTGGATATTTTCCAAGAAGGAAATTTGGTCTATTCTCAGCCGAGCCTGACTGAGATTCAAGCTTATGCCCGTAAGGAATTTGATAAACTCTGGGATGAGTACAAGCGGGTTCTTAATCCACAGGATTATCCAGTTGACCTGGCTAGAGATATCTGGCAGGATAAGATGGACTTGATTGACCAGATGCGCAAGAAAGCCTACCAGACAGGAGCAGAAAAATGA
- the nadE gene encoding ammonia-dependent NAD(+) synthetase — MSLQEEIIAQLGVKPIIDPEEEIRKSVDFLKAYLRKHPFLKSYVLGISGGQDSTLAGRLAQLAVEEMRAETGDNSYRFIAVRLPYGVQADEDDAQKALAFIQPDVSLTVNIKESADAMTKAVEATGAKVSDFNKGNIKARSRMIAQYALAGSYSGAVIGTDHAAENVTAFFTKFGDGGADILPLYRLNKRQGKQLLAALGADPALYEKVPTADLEEEKPGIADEVALGVTYNEIDDYLEGKSVSAQAQETIESWWHKGQHKRHLPITIFDEFWK; from the coding sequence ATGAGTCTACAAGAAGAAATCATCGCTCAATTGGGCGTCAAACCTATCATTGACCCGGAGGAAGAAATCCGCAAGTCGGTGGACTTTCTCAAGGCCTATCTGAGGAAACACCCTTTTTTGAAAAGTTATGTTCTGGGAATTTCTGGTGGTCAGGATTCAACCTTGGCTGGCCGCTTAGCTCAGCTGGCTGTAGAGGAAATGCGGGCTGAGACTGGTGATAATAGCTACCGCTTTATCGCTGTTCGTCTGCCTTACGGTGTTCAGGCAGATGAAGATGATGCGCAAAAGGCTCTGGCTTTTATCCAGCCCGATGTCAGTTTGACAGTCAATATCAAGGAATCAGCTGATGCCATGACAAAGGCTGTGGAGGCAACGGGTGCCAAAGTCTCTGATTTTAACAAGGGCAATATCAAGGCCCGCAGCCGTATGATTGCCCAGTATGCTTTGGCTGGTTCATACAGCGGGGCTGTCATTGGGACCGATCATGCTGCAGAAAATGTCACGGCCTTTTTCACCAAGTTTGGAGATGGCGGAGCAGATATCTTACCACTTTACCGTCTCAATAAACGACAAGGTAAGCAACTTTTGGCCGCTTTAGGAGCTGATCCGGCTCTCTATGAAAAGGTGCCGACGGCTGATTTGGAAGAAGAAAAACCTGGGATTGCCGATGAAGTCGCTCTGGGCGTGACCTATAATGAAATTGACGATTATCTTGAAGGTAAGTCCGTTTCAGCCCAAGCTCAAGAAACTATCGAATCTTGGTGGCATAAAGGCCAGCACAAACGTCATTTGCCGATTACGATTTTTGACGAATTTTGGAAGTGA
- the trxB gene encoding thioredoxin-disulfide reductase: protein MYDTIIIGAGPAGMTAALYAARSNLKVALLERGIPGGQMNNTADIENYPGYANISGPELAEKMFEPLENLGVEHLFGLVEKIEDRGDFKEIITEDESFEAKTVIIASGANHRHLGVPGEEDYNSRGVSYCAVCDGAFFRDEDLLVVGGGDSAVEEAIFLTRFAKSVTIVHRRDELRAQKVLQDRAFANEKIRFVWDSVVESIHGNERKVTGVTFKNVKTGETSQADFGGIFIYVGLDPVSEFAADLGITDEAGWILTDHQMKTSVAGIYAIGDVRQKDLRQITTAVGDGAIASQEAYKYLAEQA, encoded by the coding sequence ATGTATGATACAATTATTATTGGAGCGGGACCTGCCGGCATGACAGCTGCCCTTTATGCAGCCCGCAGCAACCTAAAAGTTGCCCTGCTGGAGCGCGGCATTCCTGGTGGTCAGATGAACAATACTGCTGACATTGAAAACTATCCAGGCTATGCCAATATCAGTGGTCCTGAGCTAGCAGAGAAAATGTTTGAGCCTCTTGAGAATCTAGGTGTTGAACATCTATTTGGCCTAGTAGAAAAAATTGAAGACCGAGGCGATTTTAAGGAAATCATCACAGAAGATGAGAGTTTTGAAGCTAAAACAGTCATCATTGCTTCTGGTGCCAATCATCGTCATCTGGGGGTTCCTGGTGAGGAAGACTACAACAGCCGCGGCGTTTCCTACTGTGCGGTCTGTGATGGCGCATTTTTCCGCGATGAAGACCTGCTGGTTGTCGGTGGTGGCGACTCGGCGGTAGAGGAAGCTATTTTCTTGACGCGCTTTGCAAAAAGTGTGACCATTGTTCACCGTCGTGATGAGCTGCGAGCACAAAAGGTGCTGCAGGATCGCGCCTTTGCCAATGAAAAGATTCGCTTTGTCTGGGATTCTGTAGTGGAAAGTATCCATGGTAATGAGCGTAAGGTGACTGGTGTAACCTTCAAGAATGTCAAGACAGGTGAAACTAGCCAAGCAGATTTTGGTGGCATCTTTATCTATGTTGGCCTAGATCCAGTTAGCGAATTTGCTGCGGACTTGGGCATCACAGATGAGGCTGGCTGGATTCTGACGGACCATCAGATGAAAACGTCAGTAGCCGGTATTTACGCTATTGGTGATGTTCGCCAGAAAGACCTGCGCCAGATTACGACGGCTGTTGGCGATGGTGCCATTGCCAGTCAGGAAGCCTACAAATATCTTGCAGAGCAAGCATAA
- a CDS encoding amino acid ABC transporter permease: MVVTTYLLTTGWYEEFLKFIPDGKLFSLRAVFEAIPGILQNLPITLLLTAGGAVFGILLAMVFAIVKINRVKVLYPIQAFFVSFLRGTPLLVQLMLTYFGIPLLLKAINQKYGTSFNINEIPASVFAIVAFAFNEAAYASETIRAAILSVDPGEIEAARSLGMTNKQVYMRVIIPNAAVVATPSLINSLIGLTKGTSLAFSAGVVEIFAKAQAIAGADYRYFERFISVSLIYWAVNILIEQLGRWIEKMMDIKQPDKFESLQQAEGEGI, translated from the coding sequence ATGGTGGTTACAACTTATCTTCTGACAACTGGTTGGTATGAGGAGTTCCTCAAGTTCATTCCAGATGGTAAATTATTTAGTTTAAGGGCTGTTTTTGAGGCTATTCCCGGCATTTTGCAAAATCTGCCAATCACCCTTCTCTTGACAGCGGGTGGTGCAGTCTTTGGTATTCTGCTTGCCATGGTTTTTGCTATCGTCAAGATTAATCGGGTTAAAGTCCTGTATCCGATTCAGGCTTTCTTTGTCAGCTTTCTGAGGGGAACACCGCTGCTGGTCCAGCTCATGCTGACCTATTTTGGGATTCCTTTATTGCTCAAGGCCATCAATCAGAAGTATGGCACAAGCTTTAATATCAACGAGATTCCAGCGTCTGTCTTTGCGATTGTTGCCTTCGCTTTCAACGAAGCGGCTTATGCCAGTGAGACTATCCGGGCTGCAATCTTGTCCGTAGATCCGGGAGAAATCGAGGCTGCTCGCAGCTTAGGAATGACCAACAAGCAGGTTTATATGCGTGTCATTATCCCCAATGCAGCAGTAGTGGCGACACCTAGTCTGATTAATTCCCTGATTGGCTTAACCAAGGGAACTTCTCTGGCCTTTAGTGCCGGTGTAGTGGAAATTTTTGCCAAGGCGCAGGCTATCGCGGGGGCGGACTACCGTTACTTTGAGCGTTTTATTTCGGTTTCGCTGATTTATTGGGCAGTCAATATTCTCATTGAGCAACTTGGCCGCTGGATCGAAAAGATGATGGATATCAAACAGCCGGATAAATTTGAATCGCTTCAGCAAGCAGAAGGAGAAGGAATCTGA
- a CDS encoding DUF4059 family protein: protein MLDQIFALYIESLLYTAVGVGIIAGLWIGLRMIRRKDKTAKERQSHLYDVLLIVIMTIPVLSFATLGLLIVLKA from the coding sequence ATGTTAGATCAAATATTTGCACTTTATATCGAAAGCCTGCTTTATACAGCAGTCGGTGTAGGGATTATTGCGGGTTTATGGATTGGACTGCGGATGATTCGCCGCAAGGACAAGACAGCCAAGGAGCGCCAGAGCCATCTGTATGATGTTCTTTTAATTGTCATTATGACGATTCCAGTCCTGTCTTTTGCGACGTTGGGCCTGCTCATTGTCCTAAAAGCTTAA